From one Eucalyptus grandis isolate ANBG69807.140 chromosome 9, ASM1654582v1, whole genome shotgun sequence genomic stretch:
- the LOC104418380 gene encoding disease resistance protein RPV1 isoform X2: MVFLHDSQGNSLLVVEEVVKKLKTKQKSTWIEHLIGIDDQVVAVNNLLDVGSGGGRLIQIHGMGGIGKTTLAKVVFNELSTHFGKCCCFLEDVREKSSRTDGLVGLQNKLLSEIGNAAGTRNIDAIDDGMKRIEDTLRHKKVLIVLDDVDKSEQVEKLVGKCALFSGSRVLITTRNEDVLQISGPKYEILRYEMKVMSSDHAFQLFSRHAFNSDSPQEDDCVISKKIVSATGRLPLTIVVIGSLLKNKTQELWKEKLDELRKAPPQGVFQVLKVSYDALTFEQQQIFLDIACFFIGEEKTNAIYMWQDCKLFPLFGIEVLKNKSLIKIGKHNEFLMHDQLRDLGRGIVHNENPMNPEERSRLWIKDEVLDTIKTKKMKNVEAMELDLLNEQVFKSEEIGRFEKLRFLKLGGGTFVGDLMDCFPKLRWIDWRRAFDLKSELTNMCLKNVVVLQFSSIASLDDMKLGSLIKETRKLKVLELSWCRHITTTQDLSGCSTLERLTFQNCRGLKTIDSSIGKLKHLIELTVDECLIELTVDECYLLGLPEEIGDLQNLERFILRVRHEMKELPDSIFKWKSLRELELSSGGSTEESVPSRGNANLKGQLPSEIGLLSQLQRLVLRDLYEIRELPALPISLTHLEVFSMSLQVVPDLSNLTNLVELDLYGGFEYGKQDIIHTGESRWIGKLSKLEQLRLCFLHVPAPIELASLHRLSQLHLSNLNLQPFIQVPSSLLKLELEKFNPITLLSSNLKNLSNLMLRRPQVEEIILNGLQLPNLSELYVTDEGGPLERFILSGMKMLERVTMWNCPKLDEIHIAGVLESLEFLHIDWCESFKRFMYVEIRGKSSHESSLILESRVFNKLQYLGLKENHKILDIQFVGMSESLEHLVLYGDHLQSLRGLSNLKNLKSLELEFCPELRIVEGLDKLKFLNELGLIRCRLLESQIDVLTSELPNDCNIYRFPKIPKDGEGLRITLVDVEFLPSTLFSHAESSAQEQMHVPGKTEELLAPFEEPQEPSSHGTCTCFGGLFCFKDH, from the exons ATGGTTTTCCTTCATGACAGCCAAGGGAACTCATTGTTGGTCGTTGAAGAGGTtgtgaagaagttgaagacAAAGCAAAAGTCTACGTGGATCGAACATTTAATTGGAATTGATGATCAAGTGGTAGCGGTAAACAATTTGTTAGATGTAGGCTCTGGAGGTGGACGGCTCATCCAAATTCATGGCATGGGGGGTATCGGTAAAACAACTCTCGCCAAGGTCGTGTTCAATGAACTTTCTACCCACTTTGGAAAGTGTTGCTGCTTTCTTGAAGATGTTCGAGAAAAGTCGTCAAGAACTGATGGCTTGGTTGGATTACAAAATAAGTTACTATCTGAAATAGGAAATGCCGCAGGAACAAGAAACATTGATGCAATTGACGATGGAATGAAGAGGATCGAAGATACACTTCGCCATAAGAAGGTCTTAATTGTACTGGATGATGTTGATAAAAGCGAACAAGTGGAGAAATTAGTTGGAAAATGTGCTTTGTTTTCAGGTTCTAGAGTACTGATTACTACTAGAAATGAGGATGTTTTGCAAATCAGTGGACCAAAGTATGAAATTTTAAGATATGAAATGAAGGTGATGAGTAGTGATCATGCTTTTCAGCTCTTCAGTAGACATGCATTTAATAGTGACTCTCCTCAAGAGGATGACTGTgttatttcaaagaaaattgtatCTGCTACCGGAAGACTTCCTTTGACTATTGTAGTAATTGGTTCATTGCTGAAAAATAAGACACAAGaactatggaaagaaaaattggacGAGTTACGCAAAGCACCTCCACAGGGTGTTTTCCAAGTGTTGAAAGTTAGCTATGATGCATTGACTTTTGAGCAACAAcaaatttttctagatattgcatgctttttcaTTGGTGAGGAAAAGACGAATGCAATTTACATGTGGCAGGATTGTAAACTTTTCCCACTTTTTGGAATTGAGGTGCTAAAAAACAAGTCCTTGATAAAGATTGGAAAGCACAATGAGTTTTTGATGCACGATCAGTTAAGAGATCTCGGAAGGGGAATTGTTCATAACGAAAATCCGATGAATCCTGAAGAGCGTAGTAGGTTATGGATTAAGGATGAAGTCCTTGAtacaataaaaacaaagaag ATGAAGAACGTTGAAGCAATGGAACTAGACTTGTTGAATGAACAAGTATTCAAAAGTGAAGAGATTGGAAGGTTTGAAAAGCTAAGGTTCCTTAAACTTGGGGGAGGAACCTTTGTTGGCGATCTAATGGATTGTTTTCCCAAATTAAGATGGATTGACTGGAGGAGGGCTTTTGATTTAAAAAGTGAGCTGACCAATATGTGCTTAAAGAATGTCGTTGTCCTTCAATTTTCAAGTATTGCCAGTTTAGACGATATGAAATTAGGGAGCCTAATAAAG GAgacaagaaaattgaaagttcttgaACTTAGTTGGTGTCGTCACATAACCACAACACAAGACTTATCGGGATGCTCAACTTTAGAGCGGCTTACTTTTCAGAATTGCCGTGGTTTAAAGACAATTGACAGCTCTATTGGGAAGTTAAAGCATTTGATAGAGTTAACGGTTGATGAGTGTTTGATAGAGTTAACGGTTGATGAGTGTTATCTGCTTGGTTTGCCTGAAGAAATCGGGGACCTACAGAATCTAGAGCGCTTCATTTTAAGGGTGCGTCATGAAATGAAAGAACTACCGGATTCCATATTTAAGTGGAAATCATTACGGGAGTTGGAGCTTTCAAGTGGAGGATCGACTGAGGAAAGTGTACCGTCTCGGGGTAATGCCAATTTGAAAGGTCAACTTCCTTCTGAAATTGGCTTACTTTCGCAGCTGCAAAGACTGGTGTTAAGAGATTTATATGAAATTAGAGAGTTGCCGGCACTCCCAATAAGTTTAACGCATTTGGAAGTGTTCTCTATGTCATTGCAAGTTGTCCCAGACCTCTCAAACCTTACTAATTTGGTTGAGTTGGACCTATATGGCGGCTTTGAATATGGCAAACAAGATATAATTCATACCGGTGAGTCAAGGTGGATCGGGAAATTATCCAAACTGGAACAGTTGAGATTGTGTTTCCTCCATGTCCCTGCTCCCATAGAGTTGGCTTCCCTTCATCGCCTTAGCCAACTCCATTTGTCTAACCTGAACTTGCAACCCTTCATACAAGTTCCCTCTTCTCTATTAAAGCTAGAACTTGAGAAATTCAATCCAATCACGTTACTCTCCTCCAACTTaaagaatttgtcaaatttaatgCTACGTCGCCCTCAAGTGGAAGAGATTATACTCAATGGGCTTCAGCTTCCAAATTTAAGTGAACTTTATGTTACTGATGAGGGTGGACCCCTCGAGAGATTCATTCTATCCGGCATGAAGATGCTGGAACGCGTCACCATGTGGAATTGCCCAAAACTAGATGAAATCCACATTGCTGGGGTGTTGGAATCGTTGGAGTTTTTGCATATCGATTGGTGCGAGTCCTTCAAAAGGTTCATGTACGTTGAGATACGGGGGAAATCTTCTCATgaatcttcattgatccttgaATCAAGAGTCTTCAATAAGTTGCAGTATCTCGGGCTAAAGGAAAACCATAAGATACTCGATATTCAATTTGTTGGTATGTCAGAATCGTTGGAACACTTGGTGCTTTATGGTGATCATTTGCAAAGTCTTCGTGGTTTGTCAAACTTAAAGAACCTCAAGTCCTTGGAATTAGAATTTTGCCCTGAGCTACGGATCGTTGAGGGCCTCGACAAGTTAAAGTTTTTGAACGAATTGGGACTTATTCGCTGTCGATTGTTGGAAAGTCAAATTGATGTATTGACCAGCGAATTGCCAAATGATTGCAATATTTACCGTTTCCCGAAAATACCCAAG GATGGAGAGGGTCTGCGGATTACATTAGTAGACGTAGAGTTTTTGCCCTCAACATTGTTTTCGCATGCAGAGAGCAGCGCACAAGAACAAATGCATGTACCAGGAAAGACGGAGGAACTCCTGGCTCCATTTGAG GAACCACAGGAACCAAGCTCACACGGGACTTGTACATGTTTTGGAggcttgttttgttttaaagaccACTAG
- the LOC104418380 gene encoding disease resistance protein RPV1 isoform X3, with product MVFLHDSQGNSLLVVEEVVKKLKTKQKSTWIEHLIGIDDQVVAVNNLLDVGSGGGRLIQIHGMGGIGKTTLAKVVFNELSTHFGKCCCFLEDVREKSSRTDGLVGLQNKLLSEIGNAAGTRNIDAIDDGMKRIEDTLRHKKVLIVLDDVDKSEQVEKLVGKCALFSGSRVLITTRNEDVLQISGPKYEILRYEMKVMSSDHAFQLFSRHAFNSDSPQEDDCVISKKIVSATGRLPLTIVVIGSLLKNKTQELWKEKLDELRKAPPQGVFQVLKVSYDALTFEQQQIFLDIACFFIGEEKTNAIYMWQDCKLFPLFGIEVLKNKSLIKIGKHNEFLMHDQLRDLGRGIVHNENPMNPEERSRLWIKDEVLDTIKTKKMKNVEAMELDLLNEQVFKSEEIGRFEKLRFLKLGGGTFVGDLMDCFPKLRWIDWRRAFDLKSELTNMCLKNVVVLQFSSIASLDDMKLGSLIKETRKLKVLELSWCRHITTTQDLSGCSTLERLTFQNCRGLKTIDSSIGKLKHLIELTVDECLIELTVDECYLLGLPEEIGDLQNLERFILRVRHEMKELPDSIFKWKSLRELELSSGGSTKGQLPSEIGLLSQLQRLVLRDLYEIRELPALPISLTHLEVFSMSLQVVPDLSNLTNLVELDLYGGFEYGKQDIIHTGESRWIGKLSKLEQLRLCFLHVPAPIELASLHRLSQLHLSNLNLQPFIQVPSSLLKLELEKFNPITLLSSNLKNLSNLMLRRPQVEEIILNGLQLPNLSELYVTDEGGPLERFILSGMKMLERVTMWNCPKLDEIHIAGVLESLEFLHIDWCESFKRFMYVEIRGKSSHESSLILESRVFNKLQYLGLKENHKILDIQFVGMSESLEHLVLYGDHLQSLRGLSNLKNLKSLELEFCPELRIVEGLDKLKFLNELGLIRCRLLESQIDVLTSELPNDCNIYRFPKIPKDGEGLRITLVDVEFLPSTLFSHAESSAQEQMHVPGKTEELLAPFESPIRAQRCGVLAQVLNEVDGNVRSSSS from the exons ATGGTTTTCCTTCATGACAGCCAAGGGAACTCATTGTTGGTCGTTGAAGAGGTtgtgaagaagttgaagacAAAGCAAAAGTCTACGTGGATCGAACATTTAATTGGAATTGATGATCAAGTGGTAGCGGTAAACAATTTGTTAGATGTAGGCTCTGGAGGTGGACGGCTCATCCAAATTCATGGCATGGGGGGTATCGGTAAAACAACTCTCGCCAAGGTCGTGTTCAATGAACTTTCTACCCACTTTGGAAAGTGTTGCTGCTTTCTTGAAGATGTTCGAGAAAAGTCGTCAAGAACTGATGGCTTGGTTGGATTACAAAATAAGTTACTATCTGAAATAGGAAATGCCGCAGGAACAAGAAACATTGATGCAATTGACGATGGAATGAAGAGGATCGAAGATACACTTCGCCATAAGAAGGTCTTAATTGTACTGGATGATGTTGATAAAAGCGAACAAGTGGAGAAATTAGTTGGAAAATGTGCTTTGTTTTCAGGTTCTAGAGTACTGATTACTACTAGAAATGAGGATGTTTTGCAAATCAGTGGACCAAAGTATGAAATTTTAAGATATGAAATGAAGGTGATGAGTAGTGATCATGCTTTTCAGCTCTTCAGTAGACATGCATTTAATAGTGACTCTCCTCAAGAGGATGACTGTgttatttcaaagaaaattgtatCTGCTACCGGAAGACTTCCTTTGACTATTGTAGTAATTGGTTCATTGCTGAAAAATAAGACACAAGaactatggaaagaaaaattggacGAGTTACGCAAAGCACCTCCACAGGGTGTTTTCCAAGTGTTGAAAGTTAGCTATGATGCATTGACTTTTGAGCAACAAcaaatttttctagatattgcatgctttttcaTTGGTGAGGAAAAGACGAATGCAATTTACATGTGGCAGGATTGTAAACTTTTCCCACTTTTTGGAATTGAGGTGCTAAAAAACAAGTCCTTGATAAAGATTGGAAAGCACAATGAGTTTTTGATGCACGATCAGTTAAGAGATCTCGGAAGGGGAATTGTTCATAACGAAAATCCGATGAATCCTGAAGAGCGTAGTAGGTTATGGATTAAGGATGAAGTCCTTGAtacaataaaaacaaagaag ATGAAGAACGTTGAAGCAATGGAACTAGACTTGTTGAATGAACAAGTATTCAAAAGTGAAGAGATTGGAAGGTTTGAAAAGCTAAGGTTCCTTAAACTTGGGGGAGGAACCTTTGTTGGCGATCTAATGGATTGTTTTCCCAAATTAAGATGGATTGACTGGAGGAGGGCTTTTGATTTAAAAAGTGAGCTGACCAATATGTGCTTAAAGAATGTCGTTGTCCTTCAATTTTCAAGTATTGCCAGTTTAGACGATATGAAATTAGGGAGCCTAATAAAG GAgacaagaaaattgaaagttcttgaACTTAGTTGGTGTCGTCACATAACCACAACACAAGACTTATCGGGATGCTCAACTTTAGAGCGGCTTACTTTTCAGAATTGCCGTGGTTTAAAGACAATTGACAGCTCTATTGGGAAGTTAAAGCATTTGATAGAGTTAACGGTTGATGAGTGTTTGATAGAGTTAACGGTTGATGAGTGTTATCTGCTTGGTTTGCCTGAAGAAATCGGGGACCTACAGAATCTAGAGCGCTTCATTTTAAGGGTGCGTCATGAAATGAAAGAACTACCGGATTCCATATTTAAGTGGAAATCATTACGGGAGTTGGAGCTTTCAAGTGGAGGATCGACT AAAGGTCAACTTCCTTCTGAAATTGGCTTACTTTCGCAGCTGCAAAGACTGGTGTTAAGAGATTTATATGAAATTAGAGAGTTGCCGGCACTCCCAATAAGTTTAACGCATTTGGAAGTGTTCTCTATGTCATTGCAAGTTGTCCCAGACCTCTCAAACCTTACTAATTTGGTTGAGTTGGACCTATATGGCGGCTTTGAATATGGCAAACAAGATATAATTCATACCGGTGAGTCAAGGTGGATCGGGAAATTATCCAAACTGGAACAGTTGAGATTGTGTTTCCTCCATGTCCCTGCTCCCATAGAGTTGGCTTCCCTTCATCGCCTTAGCCAACTCCATTTGTCTAACCTGAACTTGCAACCCTTCATACAAGTTCCCTCTTCTCTATTAAAGCTAGAACTTGAGAAATTCAATCCAATCACGTTACTCTCCTCCAACTTaaagaatttgtcaaatttaatgCTACGTCGCCCTCAAGTGGAAGAGATTATACTCAATGGGCTTCAGCTTCCAAATTTAAGTGAACTTTATGTTACTGATGAGGGTGGACCCCTCGAGAGATTCATTCTATCCGGCATGAAGATGCTGGAACGCGTCACCATGTGGAATTGCCCAAAACTAGATGAAATCCACATTGCTGGGGTGTTGGAATCGTTGGAGTTTTTGCATATCGATTGGTGCGAGTCCTTCAAAAGGTTCATGTACGTTGAGATACGGGGGAAATCTTCTCATgaatcttcattgatccttgaATCAAGAGTCTTCAATAAGTTGCAGTATCTCGGGCTAAAGGAAAACCATAAGATACTCGATATTCAATTTGTTGGTATGTCAGAATCGTTGGAACACTTGGTGCTTTATGGTGATCATTTGCAAAGTCTTCGTGGTTTGTCAAACTTAAAGAACCTCAAGTCCTTGGAATTAGAATTTTGCCCTGAGCTACGGATCGTTGAGGGCCTCGACAAGTTAAAGTTTTTGAACGAATTGGGACTTATTCGCTGTCGATTGTTGGAAAGTCAAATTGATGTATTGACCAGCGAATTGCCAAATGATTGCAATATTTACCGTTTCCCGAAAATACCCAAG GATGGAGAGGGTCTGCGGATTACATTAGTAGACGTAGAGTTTTTGCCCTCAACATTGTTTTCGCATGCAGAGAGCAGCGCACAAGAACAAATGCATGTACCAGGAAAGACGGAGGAACTCCTGGCTCCATTTGAG TCCCCCATACGAGCGCAACGATGTGGAGTCCTTGCGCAAGTGCTCAATGAGGTTGATGGCAATGTTAGGTCCTCTTCATCCTAG
- the LOC104418380 gene encoding disease resistance protein RPV1 isoform X1 produces the protein MVFLHDSQGNSLLVVEEVVKKLKTKQKSTWIEHLIGIDDQVVAVNNLLDVGSGGGRLIQIHGMGGIGKTTLAKVVFNELSTHFGKCCCFLEDVREKSSRTDGLVGLQNKLLSEIGNAAGTRNIDAIDDGMKRIEDTLRHKKVLIVLDDVDKSEQVEKLVGKCALFSGSRVLITTRNEDVLQISGPKYEILRYEMKVMSSDHAFQLFSRHAFNSDSPQEDDCVISKKIVSATGRLPLTIVVIGSLLKNKTQELWKEKLDELRKAPPQGVFQVLKVSYDALTFEQQQIFLDIACFFIGEEKTNAIYMWQDCKLFPLFGIEVLKNKSLIKIGKHNEFLMHDQLRDLGRGIVHNENPMNPEERSRLWIKDEVLDTIKTKKMKNVEAMELDLLNEQVFKSEEIGRFEKLRFLKLGGGTFVGDLMDCFPKLRWIDWRRAFDLKSELTNMCLKNVVVLQFSSIASLDDMKLGSLIKETRKLKVLELSWCRHITTTQDLSGCSTLERLTFQNCRGLKTIDSSIGKLKHLIELTVDECLIELTVDECYLLGLPEEIGDLQNLERFILRVRHEMKELPDSIFKWKSLRELELSSGGSTEESVPSRGNANLKGQLPSEIGLLSQLQRLVLRDLYEIRELPALPISLTHLEVFSMSLQVVPDLSNLTNLVELDLYGGFEYGKQDIIHTGESRWIGKLSKLEQLRLCFLHVPAPIELASLHRLSQLHLSNLNLQPFIQVPSSLLKLELEKFNPITLLSSNLKNLSNLMLRRPQVEEIILNGLQLPNLSELYVTDEGGPLERFILSGMKMLERVTMWNCPKLDEIHIAGVLESLEFLHIDWCESFKRFMYVEIRGKSSHESSLILESRVFNKLQYLGLKENHKILDIQFVGMSESLEHLVLYGDHLQSLRGLSNLKNLKSLELEFCPELRIVEGLDKLKFLNELGLIRCRLLESQIDVLTSELPNDCNIYRFPKIPKDGEGLRITLVDVEFLPSTLFSHAESSAQEQMHVPGKTEELLAPFESPIRAQRCGVLAQVLNEVDGNVRSSSS, from the exons ATGGTTTTCCTTCATGACAGCCAAGGGAACTCATTGTTGGTCGTTGAAGAGGTtgtgaagaagttgaagacAAAGCAAAAGTCTACGTGGATCGAACATTTAATTGGAATTGATGATCAAGTGGTAGCGGTAAACAATTTGTTAGATGTAGGCTCTGGAGGTGGACGGCTCATCCAAATTCATGGCATGGGGGGTATCGGTAAAACAACTCTCGCCAAGGTCGTGTTCAATGAACTTTCTACCCACTTTGGAAAGTGTTGCTGCTTTCTTGAAGATGTTCGAGAAAAGTCGTCAAGAACTGATGGCTTGGTTGGATTACAAAATAAGTTACTATCTGAAATAGGAAATGCCGCAGGAACAAGAAACATTGATGCAATTGACGATGGAATGAAGAGGATCGAAGATACACTTCGCCATAAGAAGGTCTTAATTGTACTGGATGATGTTGATAAAAGCGAACAAGTGGAGAAATTAGTTGGAAAATGTGCTTTGTTTTCAGGTTCTAGAGTACTGATTACTACTAGAAATGAGGATGTTTTGCAAATCAGTGGACCAAAGTATGAAATTTTAAGATATGAAATGAAGGTGATGAGTAGTGATCATGCTTTTCAGCTCTTCAGTAGACATGCATTTAATAGTGACTCTCCTCAAGAGGATGACTGTgttatttcaaagaaaattgtatCTGCTACCGGAAGACTTCCTTTGACTATTGTAGTAATTGGTTCATTGCTGAAAAATAAGACACAAGaactatggaaagaaaaattggacGAGTTACGCAAAGCACCTCCACAGGGTGTTTTCCAAGTGTTGAAAGTTAGCTATGATGCATTGACTTTTGAGCAACAAcaaatttttctagatattgcatgctttttcaTTGGTGAGGAAAAGACGAATGCAATTTACATGTGGCAGGATTGTAAACTTTTCCCACTTTTTGGAATTGAGGTGCTAAAAAACAAGTCCTTGATAAAGATTGGAAAGCACAATGAGTTTTTGATGCACGATCAGTTAAGAGATCTCGGAAGGGGAATTGTTCATAACGAAAATCCGATGAATCCTGAAGAGCGTAGTAGGTTATGGATTAAGGATGAAGTCCTTGAtacaataaaaacaaagaag ATGAAGAACGTTGAAGCAATGGAACTAGACTTGTTGAATGAACAAGTATTCAAAAGTGAAGAGATTGGAAGGTTTGAAAAGCTAAGGTTCCTTAAACTTGGGGGAGGAACCTTTGTTGGCGATCTAATGGATTGTTTTCCCAAATTAAGATGGATTGACTGGAGGAGGGCTTTTGATTTAAAAAGTGAGCTGACCAATATGTGCTTAAAGAATGTCGTTGTCCTTCAATTTTCAAGTATTGCCAGTTTAGACGATATGAAATTAGGGAGCCTAATAAAG GAgacaagaaaattgaaagttcttgaACTTAGTTGGTGTCGTCACATAACCACAACACAAGACTTATCGGGATGCTCAACTTTAGAGCGGCTTACTTTTCAGAATTGCCGTGGTTTAAAGACAATTGACAGCTCTATTGGGAAGTTAAAGCATTTGATAGAGTTAACGGTTGATGAGTGTTTGATAGAGTTAACGGTTGATGAGTGTTATCTGCTTGGTTTGCCTGAAGAAATCGGGGACCTACAGAATCTAGAGCGCTTCATTTTAAGGGTGCGTCATGAAATGAAAGAACTACCGGATTCCATATTTAAGTGGAAATCATTACGGGAGTTGGAGCTTTCAAGTGGAGGATCGACTGAGGAAAGTGTACCGTCTCGGGGTAATGCCAATTTGAAAGGTCAACTTCCTTCTGAAATTGGCTTACTTTCGCAGCTGCAAAGACTGGTGTTAAGAGATTTATATGAAATTAGAGAGTTGCCGGCACTCCCAATAAGTTTAACGCATTTGGAAGTGTTCTCTATGTCATTGCAAGTTGTCCCAGACCTCTCAAACCTTACTAATTTGGTTGAGTTGGACCTATATGGCGGCTTTGAATATGGCAAACAAGATATAATTCATACCGGTGAGTCAAGGTGGATCGGGAAATTATCCAAACTGGAACAGTTGAGATTGTGTTTCCTCCATGTCCCTGCTCCCATAGAGTTGGCTTCCCTTCATCGCCTTAGCCAACTCCATTTGTCTAACCTGAACTTGCAACCCTTCATACAAGTTCCCTCTTCTCTATTAAAGCTAGAACTTGAGAAATTCAATCCAATCACGTTACTCTCCTCCAACTTaaagaatttgtcaaatttaatgCTACGTCGCCCTCAAGTGGAAGAGATTATACTCAATGGGCTTCAGCTTCCAAATTTAAGTGAACTTTATGTTACTGATGAGGGTGGACCCCTCGAGAGATTCATTCTATCCGGCATGAAGATGCTGGAACGCGTCACCATGTGGAATTGCCCAAAACTAGATGAAATCCACATTGCTGGGGTGTTGGAATCGTTGGAGTTTTTGCATATCGATTGGTGCGAGTCCTTCAAAAGGTTCATGTACGTTGAGATACGGGGGAAATCTTCTCATgaatcttcattgatccttgaATCAAGAGTCTTCAATAAGTTGCAGTATCTCGGGCTAAAGGAAAACCATAAGATACTCGATATTCAATTTGTTGGTATGTCAGAATCGTTGGAACACTTGGTGCTTTATGGTGATCATTTGCAAAGTCTTCGTGGTTTGTCAAACTTAAAGAACCTCAAGTCCTTGGAATTAGAATTTTGCCCTGAGCTACGGATCGTTGAGGGCCTCGACAAGTTAAAGTTTTTGAACGAATTGGGACTTATTCGCTGTCGATTGTTGGAAAGTCAAATTGATGTATTGACCAGCGAATTGCCAAATGATTGCAATATTTACCGTTTCCCGAAAATACCCAAG GATGGAGAGGGTCTGCGGATTACATTAGTAGACGTAGAGTTTTTGCCCTCAACATTGTTTTCGCATGCAGAGAGCAGCGCACAAGAACAAATGCATGTACCAGGAAAGACGGAGGAACTCCTGGCTCCATTTGAG TCCCCCATACGAGCGCAACGATGTGGAGTCCTTGCGCAAGTGCTCAATGAGGTTGATGGCAATGTTAGGTCCTCTTCATCCTAG
- the LOC120288603 gene encoding TMV resistance protein N-like: MGSSEAGTSSGSEYQVFLSFRGPDTRDGFTDCLYHSLTDAGIYVFRDDEELRVGERIDGALQRVINNSSIYIPIFSRTYASSHWCLRELAQIVENASKSSWHKGILPIFFDVEPDDVKLKTPLYRNAILNLEREKNLSTEQVDSWREALKEVDAIKGWEVKKYNG; the protein is encoded by the coding sequence ATGGGGAGTTCAGAGGCAGGAACATCGTCAGGAAGTGAGTATCAAGTGTTCCTGAGCTTTAGAGGACCCGACACTCGTGATGGATTTACCGACTGCCTCTACCATAGCTTGACCGATGCTGGCATCTATGTCTTTcgagatgatgaagagcttcgTGTTGGTGAAAGAATTGATGGAGCACTCCAGAGAGTGATCAACAACTCTAGCATCtacatccccatcttctctCGAACCTATGCTTCAAGCCACTGGTGTCTGCGCGAGCTCGCGCAGATTGTGGAGAATGCTTCCAAGTCCAGCTGGCATAAAGGGATCCTGCCTATTTTCTTTGATGTGGAACCCGACGATGTTAAGCTGAAAACTCCATTGTATCGCAATGCGATACTCAACTTGGAGCGTGAGAAGAACTTGAGCACTGAACAAGTAGATTCTTGGAGAGAGGCTTTGAAGGAGGTTGATGCAATAAAGGGGTGGGAAGTCAAGAAATACAACGGGTGA